A genomic stretch from Bradyrhizobium sp. 195 includes:
- a CDS encoding acyl-CoA dehydrogenase family protein, translating into MDFALTDQQEAIRDAIAKICEGFPDAYWLKKDHDGGFPHDFHKALADAGWLGICVPEAYGGSGLGITEAAIMMRTIAESGAGMSGASAVHINVFGLNPVVVFGTEEQRKRMLPPMVEGREKACFAVTEPNTGLNTTQLKTRAVAKNDRYIVNGQKVWISTAQVAHKILLLARTTPLEEVRSPTHGLSLFYTDFDRNKIKVHEIEKMGRKIVDSNELFFEDFEIPMEDRIGEEGKGFQYILEGMNPERILIAAEAVGLGKLALARATEYAKTRVVFNRPIGKNQGIQHPLAVNWVELEAAWLMVMSAAWQYDKGMPCGAAANAAKYLAGEAGFSACEQAVMTHGGFGYAKEFHVERYLREVLIPRIAPVSPQLALSFIAEKVLGLAKSY; encoded by the coding sequence ATGGATTTCGCGCTCACCGATCAGCAGGAAGCCATTCGCGACGCCATCGCCAAGATCTGTGAAGGCTTTCCGGACGCCTATTGGCTGAAGAAAGACCACGACGGCGGCTTCCCGCACGACTTCCACAAGGCGCTGGCCGACGCCGGCTGGCTCGGCATCTGCGTGCCGGAAGCCTATGGCGGCTCGGGCCTCGGCATCACGGAAGCTGCGATCATGATGCGCACCATTGCGGAATCGGGTGCCGGCATGTCCGGGGCCTCCGCGGTGCACATCAACGTGTTCGGTCTCAATCCGGTCGTCGTGTTCGGCACCGAGGAACAGCGCAAGCGCATGCTGCCGCCAATGGTCGAGGGCCGCGAGAAGGCGTGCTTCGCCGTCACCGAACCCAACACCGGCCTGAACACCACCCAGCTCAAGACCCGCGCGGTCGCCAAGAACGACCGCTACATCGTCAACGGCCAGAAGGTGTGGATCTCGACCGCGCAGGTCGCGCACAAGATCCTGCTGCTGGCGCGCACCACGCCGCTGGAGGAGGTGCGCTCGCCGACCCACGGTCTCAGCCTGTTCTACACCGATTTCGACCGCAACAAGATCAAGGTCCATGAGATCGAGAAGATGGGCCGCAAGATCGTCGATTCCAACGAGCTGTTCTTCGAGGACTTTGAAATTCCGATGGAGGACCGGATCGGCGAGGAAGGCAAGGGTTTCCAGTACATTCTCGAAGGCATGAACCCGGAGCGCATCCTGATCGCCGCGGAGGCGGTCGGCCTCGGCAAGCTCGCGCTGGCGAGAGCCACCGAATATGCCAAGACGCGCGTGGTGTTCAACCGGCCGATCGGCAAGAACCAGGGCATCCAGCATCCGCTCGCGGTGAACTGGGTCGAGCTCGAGGCGGCGTGGCTGATGGTGATGTCGGCGGCCTGGCAGTACGACAAGGGCATGCCCTGCGGCGCTGCGGCCAATGCCGCGAAATATCTTGCGGGCGAGGCGGGCTTCTCGGCCTGCGAGCAGGCCGTGATGACTCATGGCGGCTTCGGTTACGCCAAGGAGTTTCACGTCGAGCGCTATTTGCGCGAGGTGCTGATCCCGCGCATCGCACCGGTCAGCCCGCAGCTCGCGCTTAGCTTCATCGCGGAGAAGGTGCTGGGGCTCGCCAAATCGTACTGA
- the upp gene encoding uracil phosphoribosyltransferase has product MSTGNVNVVAHPLVQHKLSLMREKDRSTKSFREILNEIGMLLGYEVTRDLPLELVGIETPIAAMQAPKIAGKKLTLAPILRAGVGFLDGMLALMPSARIAHIGLYRDPETLQAVEYYFKAPQDLSDRTVILMDPMLATGNSACAGASLLKARGARDIRFVCLLAAPEGIAQFQREHPDVPIWTAAIDERLNDHGYIVPGLGDAGDRMFGTK; this is encoded by the coding sequence ATGAGCACTGGCAATGTCAACGTCGTCGCCCACCCCCTGGTCCAGCACAAGCTTTCCCTGATGCGGGAGAAGGACCGCTCGACCAAGAGCTTTCGCGAGATCCTGAACGAGATCGGGATGCTGCTCGGCTACGAGGTGACGCGCGATTTGCCGCTGGAGCTGGTCGGGATCGAGACGCCGATCGCGGCCATGCAGGCGCCCAAGATCGCCGGCAAGAAGCTCACGCTGGCGCCGATCCTGCGCGCCGGCGTCGGCTTCCTCGACGGCATGCTGGCGCTGATGCCCTCGGCGCGCATCGCCCATATCGGGCTCTACCGCGACCCCGAGACATTGCAGGCCGTGGAATATTACTTCAAGGCGCCGCAGGACCTGTCCGACCGCACCGTGATCCTGATGGACCCGATGCTGGCGACCGGTAACTCGGCCTGTGCCGGCGCCTCCCTGCTCAAGGCCCGCGGCGCCCGCGACATCCGCTTCGTCTGCCTTCTGGCCGCGCCCGAGGGCATCGCGCAGTTCCAGCGCGAACATCCCGACGTGCCGATCTGGACCGCCGCGATCGACGAGCGGCTCAACGACCACGGCTACATCGTGCCGGGCCTGGGCGACGCCGGCGATCGGATGTTCGGCACCAAGTAG
- a CDS encoding K(+)-transporting ATPase subunit F — MIFDYALAGAVSFGLLIYLTYALLRPERF, encoded by the coding sequence ATGATCTTCGATTATGCGCTCGCCGGCGCCGTCTCGTTCGGCCTCCTGATTTATCTCACCTACGCGCTGCTGCGGCCCGAGCGGTTCTGA
- a CDS encoding AMP-binding protein, producing the protein MSANAFSLQSLLRTEAADPAFVFDGTPVSRAEFAAKIEQSAAWLAAQGIGKGDVVAVWLINRIEWLALLFAAARLGAIVAAVNTRYRSADVAHLLRLSGAKLMVVEAAFRSIDFAAILADVGKDEAPALQKLAVIGADAIPAHWPCVRFDAFDRAYPPAPPAPDDIDLPVLLYTTSGTTKGPKLVAHSQRTLATHATSVAEALKLDPQHHSLLAMLPFCGTFGMTSLLGFVAAGAAIHVLDAFEAAPALKILSEHGITHAFGSDEMFRRILALTEAPRPFKHLEVCGFAAFQPGWRELAAEAEARGLPLFGLYGSSEVQALFSIGRAGDAFAERIEGGGWPMAPDAGVRVRDSETGELVSFGVSGEIEISAPSCFLGYFNNPEATREAITADGFFRTGDIGRLRGDGSFVYETRAGDAMRLGGFLVAPGEIEDELKSCAGVADAQVVAVDLKGQARCVAFVIPAQEPPIPARLIAHLRDRLAGYKVPARIYVVDAFPVTDSANGVKIQRARLRAMAMERIASE; encoded by the coding sequence ATGAGTGCCAACGCGTTTTCGCTGCAATCGCTGCTCCGGACAGAGGCCGCCGATCCAGCCTTCGTATTCGACGGCACGCCGGTCTCGCGCGCGGAATTCGCTGCCAAGATCGAGCAGAGCGCGGCCTGGCTTGCGGCGCAAGGCATCGGCAAGGGCGACGTGGTCGCGGTCTGGCTGATCAACCGGATCGAATGGCTCGCGCTGCTGTTCGCCGCCGCCCGCCTTGGTGCGATCGTCGCGGCCGTCAATACACGGTACCGCAGCGCCGACGTCGCGCATCTGCTCCGCCTCTCGGGCGCCAAGCTGATGGTGGTCGAGGCCGCCTTCCGCTCGATCGATTTCGCCGCGATCCTCGCCGATGTTGGCAAGGACGAGGCGCCCGCGCTGCAGAAGCTCGCGGTGATCGGCGCGGATGCGATCCCGGCGCACTGGCCCTGCGTGCGCTTCGACGCCTTCGACAGGGCTTATCCCCCCGCCCCGCCGGCTCCGGACGACATCGACCTGCCGGTCCTGCTTTACACCACATCGGGCACCACCAAGGGGCCGAAGCTCGTCGCGCATTCGCAGCGCACGCTGGCCACGCACGCCACCTCCGTCGCCGAAGCGCTCAAGCTTGATCCGCAACATCACTCGCTACTGGCCATGCTGCCGTTCTGCGGCACCTTTGGCATGACAAGCCTGCTCGGCTTCGTCGCGGCGGGCGCGGCCATCCATGTGCTTGACGCCTTCGAGGCGGCGCCGGCCCTGAAGATTCTCAGCGAGCACGGAATCACGCACGCCTTTGGCTCCGACGAGATGTTCCGCCGCATCCTCGCCCTTACCGAGGCACCACGCCCATTCAAGCATCTGGAAGTCTGCGGTTTCGCTGCGTTCCAGCCCGGCTGGCGCGAGCTTGCCGCGGAGGCCGAGGCGCGCGGCCTGCCGCTGTTCGGTCTCTACGGATCGAGCGAGGTGCAGGCGCTGTTCTCGATTGGCCGTGCCGGAGACGCCTTCGCCGAACGGATCGAGGGCGGCGGCTGGCCGATGGCACCTGACGCAGGCGTGCGCGTGCGCGACAGCGAGACCGGCGAGCTTGTGTCGTTCGGCGTTTCCGGCGAGATCGAGATCAGCGCGCCGTCTTGCTTCCTCGGCTATTTCAACAATCCGGAGGCGACGCGCGAAGCGATCACGGCCGACGGGTTCTTCCGCACCGGCGACATCGGCCGGCTGCGCGGCGACGGCTCCTTCGTCTACGAGACCCGCGCGGGCGATGCGATGAGGCTCGGCGGTTTCCTCGTCGCCCCCGGCGAGATCGAGGACGAGCTCAAATCCTGCGCCGGCGTGGCCGACGCTCAGGTGGTCGCCGTGGATCTGAAGGGCCAGGCGCGCTGCGTCGCGTTCGTGATCCCGGCACAGGAGCCGCCGATACCGGCGAGGCTGATCGCGCACCTGCGCGACCGGCTCGCCGGCTACAAGGTACCGGCGCGCATCTATGTCGTGGATGCCTTCCCCGTCACCGACAGCGCCAACGGCGTCAAGATCCAGCGTGCCCGGCTACGCGCCATGGCAATGGAACGCATCGCCTCCGAATAG
- a CDS encoding HpcH/HpaI aldolase/citrate lyase family protein: MRSMLFVPGDSPRKFEKASEGKADALIIDLEDSVVSEKKPEARGLTLAMLKGSRGPHQLYVRVNALDTGMTLADLAAVMPGKPDGIVLPKSQSGDDVRQIATWLEALEAAAGIAVGATRIVCVATETAGSIFGLGSYKGCSPRLAGLMWGAEDLSASLGATEKASGGVFHSPYRLARDLCLMAAAAAEVAPIDTVYTDIDNLAGLEQETRAARRDGFSAKALIHPKHVDIVNAAFEPTDAERTWAEKVIAAFASNPNSGTLRLDGQMIDKPHLRAARKILGQS; the protein is encoded by the coding sequence ATGCGTTCGATGCTGTTCGTGCCGGGCGATTCCCCGCGCAAATTCGAGAAGGCGAGCGAAGGCAAGGCCGACGCACTGATCATCGATCTCGAGGATTCCGTCGTCAGCGAGAAGAAGCCGGAGGCGCGCGGGTTAACTCTGGCGATGCTGAAGGGCTCTCGCGGCCCGCATCAGCTCTATGTCCGCGTCAACGCGCTCGACACCGGCATGACGCTCGCAGATCTCGCCGCGGTGATGCCCGGCAAGCCCGACGGCATCGTGCTGCCGAAATCGCAGAGCGGCGATGACGTACGGCAGATCGCGACCTGGCTCGAAGCGCTGGAAGCTGCGGCCGGCATCGCAGTCGGCGCGACGCGCATCGTCTGCGTCGCGACGGAGACCGCCGGCTCGATCTTCGGCCTCGGCAGCTACAAGGGATGCTCTCCCCGCCTCGCCGGCCTGATGTGGGGCGCGGAGGATCTCTCAGCCTCGCTCGGCGCCACCGAGAAAGCCTCGGGCGGCGTGTTCCACAGTCCCTATCGCCTCGCGCGCGATCTCTGCCTGATGGCAGCGGCCGCGGCCGAGGTCGCGCCGATCGATACGGTCTACACCGACATCGACAATCTCGCAGGCCTTGAGCAGGAGACGCGCGCCGCACGGCGCGACGGCTTTTCGGCCAAGGCGCTGATCCATCCCAAGCATGTCGACATCGTCAACGCGGCGTTCGAGCCGACGGACGCCGAACGGACCTGGGCGGAGAAAGTGATCGCGGCGTTCGCCAGCAATCCCAATTCCGGCACGCTGCGGCTCGACGGCCAGATGATCGACAAGCCGCATCTTCGCGCCGCGAGGAAGATCCTCGGCCAGTCCTAG
- a CDS encoding MFS transporter — MTAATGISAGAEKSTTAHVVWASALGTAIEWYDFLIYGTAAALVFNKLFFPSFDPFVGTLAAFSTYAVGFVARPIGGAIIGHYGDRLGRKTMLVATMIAMGLGTFLIGCLPTYSQIGVWAPILLVMLRFVQGIGLGGEWSGAVVMVIEHAGNRRGFYGSLVQIGFPVGVAASTGIFGLMTRLPEADFLSWGWRVPFLISILLVGVGFIVRLKLAETPHFKEVVERKEVLAQPVLEVLRRDWRSFLLAIGITVSEVGLAYLLTVFTVVYATTKLGLPRQVILNAVVYAAIVEFATLPLAGWLSDIFGRKALYLAGGVFSVALAFPLFWFLDTREPALITLALVVTMTLTHALLFGPKAAFMPELFRTQVRYSGASLGANVAAALSGGFSPLIAAALLAWAGSYWAVSVYIIALSIITIIATLIAPETARDALKS, encoded by the coding sequence ATGACGGCAGCAACGGGGATTTCCGCGGGGGCGGAGAAATCGACGACGGCGCATGTGGTGTGGGCGAGCGCGCTCGGCACTGCGATCGAGTGGTACGATTTCCTGATCTACGGCACGGCGGCGGCGCTGGTCTTCAACAAGCTGTTCTTTCCGAGCTTCGATCCCTTCGTCGGCACGCTGGCGGCGTTCTCGACCTACGCGGTCGGTTTCGTGGCGCGGCCGATCGGCGGCGCCATCATCGGGCATTACGGCGACCGGCTCGGCCGCAAGACCATGCTGGTCGCAACCATGATCGCGATGGGGCTCGGCACCTTCCTGATCGGCTGCCTGCCGACCTACAGCCAGATCGGCGTCTGGGCACCGATCCTGCTCGTCATGCTGCGCTTCGTTCAGGGCATCGGCTTAGGAGGCGAATGGAGCGGCGCGGTCGTCATGGTGATCGAGCATGCCGGCAATCGCCGCGGCTTCTACGGCAGCCTGGTGCAGATCGGCTTTCCAGTCGGCGTTGCCGCCTCCACCGGCATTTTCGGCCTGATGACCAGGCTGCCCGAAGCTGATTTCCTGAGCTGGGGCTGGCGCGTGCCGTTCCTGATCAGCATTTTGCTCGTCGGCGTCGGCTTCATCGTGCGACTCAAGCTTGCGGAGACACCGCACTTCAAGGAGGTGGTCGAGCGCAAGGAAGTGCTGGCGCAGCCGGTGCTCGAGGTGCTGCGCCGCGACTGGCGCAGTTTTCTGCTGGCGATCGGCATCACGGTGTCGGAGGTCGGGCTCGCTTATCTCCTCACCGTCTTCACGGTTGTTTACGCCACGACCAAACTCGGTCTGCCGCGTCAGGTCATCCTGAATGCCGTGGTCTATGCCGCGATCGTCGAGTTCGCAACACTGCCGCTCGCCGGCTGGCTTTCCGACATCTTCGGCCGCAAGGCGCTCTATCTTGCCGGCGGCGTGTTCTCGGTGGCGCTGGCGTTTCCGTTGTTCTGGTTCCTCGACACCAGGGAGCCGGCGCTGATCACGCTGGCGCTCGTCGTCACGATGACGCTGACGCATGCCCTGCTGTTCGGACCGAAGGCGGCCTTCATGCCCGAGCTGTTCCGCACCCAGGTGCGCTACAGCGGAGCCTCGCTCGGCGCCAATGTCGCCGCAGCGCTGAGCGGCGGCTTCTCGCCGCTGATCGCCGCCGCGCTGCTCGCATGGGCCGGTTCGTACTGGGCCGTGTCGGTCTATATCATCGCGCTCTCGATCATCACGATCATTGCGACGCTGATTGCGCCGGAGACGGCGCGCGACGCGCTGAAATCCTGA
- a CDS encoding crotonase/enoyl-CoA hydratase family protein, with product MAAGVNFEVNEGVARIGLDDGKVNVMSTTMLAAIGTAFDRAEKEAEIVVLRSARPGIFSAGFDLKVFASGDAARSLEMVRAGAELALRLMSFPHPTVGVMEGHAFPMGTFLLLACDVRLGARGPHRMGLNEVAIGIAPPSFAIELARSRLHPAWLSRTATLGEMYEPEEALAAGFLDRVVAPDAVDGTLAETIAALRAIHKPSHATAKRRLRQPTMDAMRTAIDRELTMAAYAASNRARSAVAMPG from the coding sequence ATGGCAGCGGGAGTGAACTTTGAGGTGAACGAGGGCGTCGCGCGGATCGGGCTCGACGACGGCAAGGTCAACGTGATGTCGACGACCATGCTGGCCGCGATCGGTACCGCCTTCGACCGGGCCGAAAAGGAAGCCGAGATCGTGGTGCTGCGCTCGGCACGGCCCGGCATCTTCTCTGCCGGCTTCGATTTGAAGGTGTTCGCCTCGGGCGATGCCGCCAGAAGCCTCGAAATGGTCCGTGCCGGCGCGGAGCTTGCGCTGCGGCTGATGTCGTTTCCGCATCCGACGGTCGGCGTGATGGAGGGTCACGCGTTTCCGATGGGAACGTTCCTGCTGCTCGCCTGCGATGTCAGGCTGGGCGCGCGCGGGCCGCACCGCATGGGGCTGAACGAGGTCGCGATCGGCATCGCGCCGCCGAGCTTTGCCATCGAGCTGGCGCGCAGCCGCCTGCATCCGGCCTGGCTCAGCCGCACCGCCACGCTCGGTGAAATGTACGAGCCCGAGGAGGCGCTGGCCGCCGGGTTCCTGGATCGTGTGGTTGCGCCGGATGCCGTCGACGGCACCCTTGCGGAGACCATCGCCGCGCTGCGCGCCATCCACAAGCCGTCGCATGCGACCGCGAAGCGACGCCTGCGCCAGCCCACGATGGACGCGATGCGCACAGCGATCGACCGCGAATTGACCATGGCCGCCTATGCGGCGAGCAACCGGGCCCGCAGCGCAGTGGCAATGCCCGGTTGA
- the kdpA gene encoding potassium-transporting ATPase subunit KdpA, with protein MTMVGWLQIILFCVIIVALTKPLGWYMTRVFGGERTFLSPVLRPIEAGIYWISGVDQKREQHWLAYTVAMLLFHVGGFLVIYGVMRLQAVLPFNPAGRGAVAEDLSFNTAISFITNTNWQNYGGESTLSYLVQMLGLTHQNFLSAATGIALAMALIRGFSRASMRTVGNFWVDVTRCTLYVLLPICIVYTLFLVWQGMPQTLGDYVEATTLEGAKQTIAVGPVASQVAIKMLGTNGGGFFNANAAHPFENPTALSNFVQMLSIFALGAALTNVFGRMVGNERQGWAILSVMGVLFIAGVAITYWAEANGTATLQALGLTGGNMEGKEVRFGIVASSLFAVVTTAASCGAVNAMHDSFTALGGMIPLINIELGEIIVGGVGAGMYGMLLFVILAIFVAGLMVGRTPEYVGKKIEAREVKMAMLAILVLPLMILGWTAVGVVYPAAVASMANAGPHGFTEVLYAYTSAAGNNGSAFAGLTGNTFFYNLTLASAMFVGRFFMIVPAMAIAGSLAEKKSIPPSMGTFPTTGGLFVGLVVGVILIVGGLTFFPALALGPIVEHLAMNAGNLF; from the coding sequence ATGACTATGGTCGGTTGGCTCCAGATCATTCTGTTCTGCGTCATCATCGTCGCACTCACAAAACCGCTCGGCTGGTACATGACGCGGGTGTTTGGCGGCGAGCGCACATTCCTGTCGCCGGTGCTGCGGCCGATCGAGGCCGGCATCTACTGGATTTCCGGCGTTGACCAGAAGCGCGAGCAGCATTGGCTGGCCTACACGGTCGCCATGCTGCTGTTCCATGTCGGTGGCTTCCTCGTCATCTACGGCGTGATGCGCCTCCAGGCCGTGCTGCCGTTCAATCCGGCCGGGCGGGGCGCGGTTGCGGAAGATCTCTCCTTCAACACGGCAATATCGTTCATCACCAACACCAACTGGCAGAATTACGGCGGCGAAAGCACCCTGTCCTATCTGGTGCAGATGCTGGGCCTGACGCACCAGAACTTCCTGTCGGCCGCAACCGGCATCGCACTCGCAATGGCCCTGATCCGCGGCTTCTCGCGCGCCTCGATGCGCACCGTCGGCAATTTCTGGGTCGACGTCACCCGCTGCACGCTTTATGTGCTGCTGCCGATCTGCATCGTCTACACGCTGTTCCTGGTGTGGCAGGGAATGCCGCAGACGCTCGGCGATTATGTCGAGGCCACCACGCTCGAAGGCGCCAAGCAGACCATCGCGGTCGGACCGGTCGCTTCGCAAGTCGCGATCAAGATGCTCGGCACCAATGGCGGCGGCTTCTTCAACGCCAATGCCGCGCATCCCTTCGAGAATCCCACCGCGCTGTCGAACTTCGTGCAGATGCTCTCGATCTTCGCGCTCGGCGCCGCGCTCACCAACGTGTTCGGCCGCATGGTCGGCAACGAGCGCCAGGGCTGGGCAATCTTGTCCGTGATGGGCGTGCTGTTCATCGCCGGCGTCGCCATCACCTATTGGGCGGAGGCGAACGGAACCGCGACGCTGCAGGCGCTGGGCCTGACCGGCGGCAACATGGAGGGCAAGGAAGTCCGCTTCGGCATCGTCGCGTCCTCGTTGTTCGCCGTGGTGACGACCGCTGCGTCCTGCGGCGCCGTTAACGCCATGCATGACAGCTTCACCGCGCTTGGCGGCATGATCCCGCTGATCAACATCGAGCTCGGCGAGATCATCGTCGGCGGCGTCGGCGCCGGCATGTACGGCATGCTGCTGTTCGTCATCCTTGCGATCTTCGTTGCTGGCCTGATGGTCGGCCGCACGCCGGAATATGTCGGCAAGAAGATCGAGGCGCGCGAGGTCAAGATGGCGATGCTGGCCATCCTGGTGCTGCCGCTGATGATCCTCGGCTGGACTGCGGTCGGCGTGGTGTATCCGGCGGCCGTCGCCTCCATGGCGAACGCCGGGCCGCACGGCTTCACCGAAGTGCTCTACGCCTATACGTCGGCGGCCGGGAACAACGGCTCCGCCTTCGCGGGCCTCACCGGCAATACTTTCTTCTATAATCTCACGCTGGCCAGCGCGATGTTCGTCGGCCGCTTCTTCATGATCGTCCCGGCGATGGCGATCGCGGGATCGCTCGCGGAGAAGAAATCGATCCCGCCGTCCATGGGCACGTTCCCGACTACCGGGGGCCTGTTCGTCGGCCTCGTCGTCGGTGTCATCCTGATCGTGGGCGGCCTGACCTTCTTCCCGGCGCTCGCGCTCGGTCCGATCGTCGAGCACCTGGCGATGAACGCCGGCAACCTGTTCTGA
- a CDS encoding TetR/AcrR family transcriptional regulator gives MPAVPKHRQPIINAAVTLFRRQGFARTGLNDIVDVSGAPKGSLYHYFPDGKSSIAVAAVEEAGRRVAATVAKLAEDCGSTGDLLRAHARLLAGWMQGSGFRNGCPITTVLLELAPRERAVSDAGRKAYAARLSILRDKLLADGFARSRAEALAVLCTSALQGALIQARVERSGRPIEVTAAELARLIEREAGS, from the coding sequence ATGCCGGCCGTGCCGAAACACCGCCAGCCCATCATCAATGCCGCGGTGACGCTGTTCCGCCGCCAGGGCTTTGCCCGGACCGGGCTGAACGACATCGTCGATGTCAGCGGCGCGCCAAAAGGATCGCTCTACCATTACTTTCCGGACGGAAAATCCTCGATCGCGGTGGCGGCGGTGGAGGAGGCGGGCCGCCGCGTGGCGGCGACGGTCGCCAAGCTCGCGGAGGATTGCGGCTCGACCGGCGACCTGTTGCGCGCCCATGCAAGGTTGCTTGCAGGCTGGATGCAGGGCTCCGGCTTTCGCAATGGTTGCCCGATTACGACCGTGCTGCTCGAGCTCGCGCCGCGCGAGCGCGCCGTGTCCGATGCGGGTCGCAAAGCTTATGCTGCGCGATTATCCATTCTGCGCGACAAGCTGCTCGCGGACGGCTTTGCCAGATCTCGCGCCGAAGCGCTCGCGGTGCTCTGCACGTCGGCGCTTCAGGGCGCGCTGATCCAGGCCCGCGTCGAGCGCAGCGGCCGGCCGATCGAGGTCACAGCGGCGGAATTGGCCCGGCTGATCGAGAGGGAGGCGGGGAGCTAG
- a CDS encoding ABC transporter substrate-binding protein, whose protein sequence is MRGLLACAMLAAMTSVAMTSAATAQVSDDAVRIGVLTDLSSWGRDNSGPGSVEAAKMAVEEFGPTVLGKPIEIISADHQMKTDVGVQIVRGWFDNGKVDAVVDIPNSGIAIAVHNMVRERGKVALLSGPGASSLTDELCSPNTVHFTYDTYALSKVTASAVIKEGGKSWYFITADYAFGQQLEKDATRFINEMGGKVLGGVKHPTNTADFSSFALQAQSSKSDVVAFANAGQDTDNAIKQSGEFGLVQGGQKLVGLLMFDTDVHAIGLKAAQGTYMTTASYWAMDEATRAWSKKFYERTKVMPTMIQTGVYGSVLHYLKAIKAAGTDDSAKVMAKMRELPIEDTFVHGGRLREDGRVIRDMYLAKVKTPEQSKEPWDYLDIVKIVKGEDAFRPVSESKCPLLKK, encoded by the coding sequence ATGAGAGGGCTTCTGGCTTGCGCCATGCTCGCGGCCATGACTTCCGTTGCCATGACATCCGCCGCGACCGCACAGGTCTCCGACGACGCGGTGCGGATCGGCGTGCTGACGGATCTGTCGAGCTGGGGTCGCGACAACAGCGGGCCGGGCTCGGTGGAAGCCGCGAAGATGGCGGTGGAGGAATTCGGGCCGACCGTGCTCGGCAAGCCGATCGAGATCATCAGCGCCGATCACCAGATGAAGACCGACGTCGGCGTGCAGATCGTGCGCGGCTGGTTCGACAACGGCAAGGTCGACGCCGTCGTCGACATCCCCAATTCCGGCATCGCGATCGCCGTCCACAACATGGTGCGCGAGCGGGGCAAGGTCGCCCTGCTCTCCGGTCCCGGCGCGAGCTCGCTGACGGACGAGCTGTGCAGCCCGAATACCGTGCACTTCACCTACGATACCTACGCGCTGTCGAAGGTGACGGCCTCCGCCGTGATCAAGGAAGGCGGCAAGTCCTGGTACTTCATCACCGCGGATTACGCCTTCGGCCAGCAGCTCGAGAAGGACGCTACGCGCTTCATCAACGAGATGGGCGGCAAGGTCCTCGGCGGCGTCAAGCATCCGACCAACACCGCGGACTTCTCCTCCTTCGCGCTGCAGGCACAGAGCTCGAAATCCGACGTCGTCGCCTTCGCCAATGCCGGCCAGGACACCGACAACGCGATCAAGCAGTCCGGCGAGTTCGGCCTGGTCCAGGGCGGCCAGAAGCTGGTCGGCCTCCTGATGTTCGACACCGACGTGCACGCGATCGGCCTCAAAGCCGCGCAGGGCACCTACATGACCACGGCGTCGTACTGGGCCATGGACGAGGCAACCCGCGCCTGGTCGAAGAAGTTCTACGAGCGCACCAAGGTGATGCCGACCATGATCCAGACCGGCGTCTACGGTTCGGTGCTGCATTATCTCAAGGCCATCAAGGCCGCCGGCACCGACGATTCCGCCAAGGTGATGGCCAAGATGCGCGAGCTGCCGATCGAGGATACATTCGTCCATGGCGGACGCTTGCGCGAGGATGGCCGCGTCATTCGCGACATGTATCTCGCCAAGGTGAAGACGCCCGAGCAATCCAAGGAGCCGTGGGACTATCTGGATATCGTCAAGATCGTGAAGGGCGAGGACGCCTTCCGCCCGGTCTCCGAATCCAAATGCCCGTTGCTGAAGAAGTGA